In one window of Tubulanus polymorphus chromosome 3, tnTubPoly1.2, whole genome shotgun sequence DNA:
- the LOC141902037 gene encoding protein kish-B-like, which produces MTNVYSFDGLVVFGLLMICTCAYMKTVPKLKNWLFSEKKGFQGVFYKAAVIGTRLHIPVALSCIVTAGYVLLIK; this is translated from the exons TTTACTCATTTGATGGACTAGTGGTGTTTGGACTGTTAATGATATGTACGTGTGCATACATGAAAACTGTTCCCAAGCTAAAGAACTGGCTTTTTTCTGAGAAGAAAGGGTTTCAAGGCGTTTTTTATAAAG CTGCTGTGATAGGCACCAGGTTACATATTCCAGTGGCACTGTCATGCATTGTAACAGCTGGCTATGTACTACTAATCAAgtga